One Deinococcus seoulensis DNA segment encodes these proteins:
- a CDS encoding SDR family NAD(P)-dependent oxidoreductase: protein MRIPKRLLLTAAVGAVAARRAFRAPYDLTGRAALITGGSRGLGLALARELLDRGARVTLMARSADDLERAQVSLNAGERVQIVAGDVTVAADIERATGETVRAHGRLDVLVNNAGLIQVGPLADMTEGDFREILEVNALAPLRLTLAARPHLRGGGRVLIVSSVGGRVAVPHLAPYSVSKFASAGLGQALRTELAREGITVTTVLPSLMRTGSPMNASVKGSHAQEYAWFATADSLPVVSLDAREAARRIVDALVRGDAETMVGGPAWLLRVAQTLAPQLTADLMGLTNRLLPAPAGSTVTRVGREVEGAVTQGNPIKRAAEVEFNQLGAHRDGTPGDLK, encoded by the coding sequence ATGAGAATCCCGAAACGACTGCTGCTGACCGCTGCCGTGGGGGCTGTCGCCGCCCGCCGCGCCTTCCGTGCGCCGTACGACCTGACGGGACGCGCGGCGCTGATCACGGGCGGGTCGCGGGGACTGGGGCTGGCACTGGCCCGCGAACTGCTGGACCGGGGGGCGCGCGTGACCCTGATGGCACGCTCGGCCGATGATCTGGAACGCGCGCAGGTCAGCCTGAACGCGGGCGAGCGGGTGCAGATCGTGGCGGGTGACGTGACCGTCGCAGCCGACATCGAGCGGGCCACCGGGGAGACGGTGCGGGCGCACGGGCGCCTGGACGTGCTGGTGAACAACGCGGGCCTGATTCAGGTGGGTCCGCTGGCGGACATGACCGAGGGCGACTTCCGGGAGATCCTGGAGGTGAACGCCCTGGCGCCGCTGCGCCTGACGCTCGCGGCGCGTCCGCACCTGCGGGGCGGGGGGCGCGTGCTGATCGTGTCGTCGGTGGGGGGACGGGTGGCAGTGCCGCACCTCGCGCCGTACTCGGTGAGCAAGTTCGCCTCGGCGGGGCTGGGACAGGCGCTGCGGACGGAACTGGCGCGGGAGGGTATCACGGTCACGACGGTCCTGCCGAGCCTGATGCGAACCGGGAGTCCCATGAATGCCAGCGTGAAGGGCAGCCACGCACAGGAGTACGCGTGGTTCGCCACGGCGGACAGTCTGCCGGTGGTGTCGCTGGACGCGCGGGAGGCGGCGCGGCGCATCGTGGACGCCCTGGTGCGTGGGGACGCGGAGACCATGGTGGGCGGCCCGGCGTGGCTGCTGCGGGTAGCGCAGACGCTGGCCCCGCAACTCACGGCGGACCTGATGGGCCTGACCAACCGACTGCTGCCCGCCCCGGCCGGTTCCACCGTCACGCGGGTGGGACGTGAGGTGGAGGGCGCGGTCACTCAGGGGAATCCCATCAAGCGCGCGGCCGAGGTGGAGTTCAACCAGCTCGGAGCGCACCGAGACGGGACGCCTGGCGACCTGAAGTGA